Below is a genomic region from Cyprinus carpio isolate SPL01 chromosome B6, ASM1834038v1, whole genome shotgun sequence.
ACTTTTAGGAATATTGTATTTTACCATAAAACATGCTTCAATGAAATGCACAAGAATCTGATTATAGAGAGATTTTGGCTTAAAATGGCCCGCTGACAAAAGTGCTGTATAAAATGTCTTAGGGCAGgcacaagaaaaaaaaccccaatgGCCAGTGAGATGAGGTTGCACAAGGTTATTGTTTAGAACATTTATCTGTCAAAGTTTTTACACAACTTATCCAATGATGTTTGTGATGTAGAGTTTCATGCAAGAAAATGCATACTTAAATATGAAACTATTTAGTCTTCAACCATTAATCGTGAAAATGAGGAGTTATATATAACCCCTGGCAAAAATTATGGAATCACCACACTTAGATGATGCTCAcccaaatattttactttataagaaataaacaaatcacaTATATAACACAAAccaatttttgtttaataattcaaaACTCTGGTTATGTGAAACATActtcaaacaaattaaattaaacatttaattaatggaaaagtatttttcatatcaagtaaagaaaaaaattatggaaacatTCAATGTTGAGAAACAAATTATGGAAATGTCCCAACTCATTAATGATATGGGGTTGCATATCAGGTATAGGAGCAGGGGAAATGGCAATCCATAACTGTCCACACATTAAAATTTTGGACACTTTTCTCATTCCATCAATTAAAAAGAAGTCTGGCGATGATGTCATTTTACAGGATGATAATGCATCTTGCCACAGAACAAAGAGTGTTAGCTTTTCATCAGGAAAGGCATATCAACTCAATAAAATGTCAGCTAACAGTCCAGATCTCAATCAGATTAAAACTATTTATGATGGAAATTGGTCCACGGCAAGGCTTCATCTTGAAAAGCTGATCTGTCAACTGATATTCAAGACCGTTGGAACCAGCTTGATGAAGAATATTGTTTTTCATTAGTGAAGTCCATGCCCTTAACAATTCAGGCTGTCATAAAAGCCAGAGGTGGAGCAAGAAAGTACtaattgtgttttttggttggtgattccattttttttctcaacattgaatgattccatatttttttcccctacttGATATGGAAAACAATTTTCCATTAATTGAAGGAGTTTAATCTCATTTGTTTGAGATATGTTTCACAATACCAGAATGttgaattattaaacataaattgTTTTGTGACATATCTGTGATCATTTGTTATGACCTAAAAAAATTGTGTGAACATCATCTAAGTGGGGTAATTCCATATTTTTTGCCAGGGGTTGTATGTTCTATACATAAAAATAGGAATGCTATGTTGTTGAATTATATACGAGtcttgaaaagaaagaaaggtccTCTCATTTCTCAATGTGTAAATATCTGGTGATCAGGGACTTGAGGACAGTTCCACAGGTGCACTGAACAAgcatgaaaaaaatgttaaatcaagtattaaacaagtattaaaTCCTTTTCAATAGAGATCTGTAAAGCCTAACGGCTTTGAAATACATTTTCCTGAaaaagggactttttttttttatacagtgtcctccataagtattggaacagtaaagacaaaattgctttctctgctgtggagtcaagacatttgcaaatatgattaaaagatgaatatgcatcAAAActacagtcaagtcaagtcaagtcatctttatttatatagcgctttaaacaaaaaagattgcgtcaaagcaactgaacaacattaattaggaaaacagtgtcaataatgcaaaatgacagttaaaggcagttcatcattgaattcagcaatgtcatcatgcagctcagttcagtcaAAACTACAGCAACTATTTagtgcagatcccttgcatgcaatcagagcagtgagtctgcaacccattttcccagcctttaatgcagccagttccaactgttgcttgttttggggagtctgctcttcagctggtgaaattaattttcagtcagatttaaatctggagattgatttgggcaatctaagacttgaCATTTCTTTGCCccgataaagtccttgactgaactggcagggtgttttgggtcattgtcctgatccaatatgaagtgctttctaatgagtttggtggctatttcttgaatattggtagccaagatgattttgtacccttccaaattcatctTGCTACTACCATTATACATTAAGTCAACATTAAAATTAAGAgatcctgttctagagacagccatgcatgcccatgccatgacaccacctccaccatgctttacagatgaggttgtatgcttaggatcatttgcagttcccttttttctccacacttttgctttccaatcacttataTAAgtgttaatctttgtctcatcggtccatcaactcagttccaaaactctactggctcacctttgtgaagaatcttgcctttctatttttggtgctgatcagaggtttgcatctgtaattctgtgtcaaattctcctgcggactgtagcttgacagagcatcaccccagctttctgaaggttgttggtgattttacagacatgtattttatggttcattttcacagcttttatgatttgtctgttaacaactactgttgtttttctcagtcgATCAGgttagtttccaaactcttgatttctccatgccctttgtttttcctgtagctctaattgacttcctcttttcttttagcatccaaattgcttgcttttctttgacagtcggcttcctcgtcttcattctggtttgtgtgtgtcatcattgaatgcaagacttagaatgcagaagcaatggaaaTAAcagataagacacattccctgcttttaatatctgaagaattaatgcaacaggacacattAATGCAACAGCTGAACACttaggcaactgttccaatactaaggctcacatcagatagggagatgaaactctaaaagtgctgatcttcttagctggtaaaacatctttctgttgaatcacccaatgataaaatgtgacattctgtagttttgtctcatattcatcttttaatcatatttatagatttcttgactccacagcaaacagaacaattttgtctttactgttccaatacttaagGAGGGCACTGTATAAGTCTTTATATCTTTTAAAAACTATCCGTTCATGCATCCCCACTCTAGCACAATGGATGCTGGTAGCCATCGACTTCTACAGTATCAGTGGCtatcatcaactgtttggttaccagcaaaccgattaaaatatatttcaatattttttttaaataccttttttgttcaacagatgaagtccagttattattattttttaaattaaacatgcacaaaTCAATTGTCCACAGTAATATCTGTAATAaacatttacaggtgcatctaaaaaaaattgaatatagtgaaaaaaacttttttctaacttatttcaaaaagtgaaactttcatatattctagattcattaaatgtaaagtaaaacatttcaaaagttttttaattttgatgattagagcttatagctcatgaaagtcaaaaatccagtatctcagaatattagaatatttacatatgagttttattaaataaccatccctacagtataaattatctgtatctcttgttctttgaaaccacaatattggggaagactgctgacttggcaatggtccagaagacaatcattgacaccctccacaaagaaagtaagtcacagaaggtcatttgtgaaaggggtggctgttcacagagtgctgtatcaaagcatattaaatgcaaagttgactggaaggaagaaactgggtaggaaaaggtgcacaagcaacagggatgactgcAAGCTTGAGAATACGGTCAAGCAAAGCCGATCCAaaaacttgggagagcttcacgaggagtgaactgaagctggagtcagtacACCAAGAGTCAACACGCTCAGACTTCTTCAagaaaagggctaccaagccacttctgaaacagaaacatcgtcagaagcatcttacctaggctaaggagaaaaagaactggatcattgctcagtggtccaaagtcctctttccAGATGAAAgtcaattttgcatttcatttggaaatcaaggtctggaggaagactggagaggcacggaatccaagctgcttgaagtccagtgtgatgtttccgaagtcagtgatgatttggggtgccgtgacatctgctagtgttggtccattgtgttttatcaagtctaAAGCCAATGCAGctatctaccaggagattttggagcactttatgcttccatctgctgacaagctttctGGAAATGCTGATTTTCTTTCCCAGTGGGACTTTAGCACCTTGCCACAATGCCAAAACctcttccaagtggtttgctgagcatgatattactgtgcttgattggccaaccaacatgcctgacctgaaccccatacggaatctatgggatattttcaagagaaagatgagaaacagtcgatccaacaatacagatgagctgaaggctcaatattgcctcagcagtgccacaagctGATCGCTTTCATGCCACACGTCACTGATGCTGTCatttgtgctaaaggagccccaaccaagtatcgAGTACATAAAAGAACacactttaaagaacttgaacttttctgttttgcaaatcttttttttttcttttgattgatcttaggaaatattctaatattttcagatactggatttttgacttgcatgagctgtaagctctaatcaccaaaataaaaaacagataaaaaacttttgaaatgtaatgaatctagaatatatgaaagtttcactttttgaaataagttatataaaaaataaaaaataaactttttcatgatatttaaatttttggagaTGCACCTGTAGAAAATAGATTTATTTCATGCTGCCTTTAAAATGTCaagaaattatattacaaaaagtaTCTGTTAAAAACATCTCTGACCACATAACTAGCAAATGAgtaaacattagaaatgtttattgaacaattCAATTTTGATGATGACAAATGGAACAAGGCAAATTCTATTACAAAAAAATGGGGTTGTAGGAGAGGAAAGAGCAGTAGTATATTTCTCTAGTCCATCCTGGCCTTCAGGGTACGTGTGGTTATCTGATCCttctcactaaaaaaaaaaaaaagtatattcttaatattctttatttttatattcttaaagTCTTACTGTTTTGCACAAATCGAAATTAGATAATTAAAAGTTAATGATTGTCATACTATCACTAAGATTTATGACATTTCATGATATACTTACATGACATGAACAACGACTCCCATTCCAGACACTGCATCTCTGTCAACAGCGTTCAGCATGGCCTGTGAGATCGTCTCAAATAAATCCTCTGGTTTCTAGAGAACACAATCAACAGCAAAAGTCCATGAGATTACCAGACCTAGATCATAAATCAGCCTAATACAGTTACATGGTCTTGTTTCCCTCCACCTACCATGTCAGGTTCCCACAGGGACTCGCACATGCCGTACATCTGCTCTGCGCAAGTTCCACTCACAACAAAGTCTTCTGTCACCATTGGGCATCCAATAAGGTCAAGGGAACAGATGAAGGGTTCAAAGGTCTTTGGGTCCAGACCAGCAATCACAGGCTCGATGTAGTATGGCCCAAACCTGAGACAGGGACATGACATATTGCAATTCTATACACAGTGCACATGGGAATATTCTGTTTAGCAATGAACTCTTTGAACTCTGGAATGCAGCAAAATTGCATACACATTGCTT
It encodes:
- the LOC109055175 gene encoding proteasome subunit beta type-3-like, with product MSIMSYNGGAVMAMRGKECVAIASDRRFGIQAQMVTTDFQKIFPMGDRLYIGLAGLATDVQTVSQRLKFRLNLYELKEGRQIKPKTFMSMVSNLLYERRFGPYYIEPVIAGLDPKTFEPFICSLDLIGCPMVTEDFVVSGTCAEQMYGMCESLWEPDMKPEDLFETISQAMLNAVDRDAVSGMGVVVHVIEKDQITTRTLKARMD